The nucleotide sequence CCACCGCGCTCGACGAGCACGCCGATGACTTCGTCGAAACAGTCCGGCGGCGGCTCGCTGACGAGTCGGCGCGCATCGGGCGACCGGCGCTCGTCGTTGCCGCCTTCGACACCGAACTCTTCGGCCACTGGTGGCATGAAGGACCCGAATGGCTTGAGCTTGTGCTGCGGCGGCTGCCCGAGGCGGGTATCCAGGTTGGGACCTTGCAGGACGCGATGGACGGCGGTTACGTTGGCGCCCCAGTGCAGCTTCCGGACTCATCTTGGGGGTCCGGCAAGGACTGGCGGGTGTGGGCCGGTGACGACGTCCAGGACCTCGTTCAGCTCAACGCTGAGGTCGCGGAACTCGCGCTTACGGCGGTAAAGAAGCGGGCCGAACATCTGCCCCGAAGCACCCGGGACACCGTTTCGGATCAAATCATCCGGGAGGCACTGCTCTGCCTCGCTAGTGACTGGGCCTTTATGGTCACCAAGGACTCAGCGGTGGACTATGCACGCGACCGCGCGCACAAACACGCACACGCCGCGCGGGAGATCGCGGCCGCCGCGCTGAGTGGCGACGAGGCCCGCGCCCGCGCACTCGCCGCTGGGTGGCAGCATGCTGACGGCCTCTTCCCGGCACTCGATAGCCGGGTGCTCACGGCAGGAAGTGGGGTAGCTCGATGAAAATCCTCATCATCTCCTGGGAGTATCCGCCCGTCGTCGTGGGCGGCCTCGGACGGCATGTCCATAACCTGGCGGTTCACCTTGCCGAAGCCGGTCATGACGTCGTCGTGCTGTCGCGCCAGCCTTCCGGAACTGACGCGTCAACGCACCCCACTTCCGACACGAGCACCGAAGGTGTCCGGGTCGTCGCGGTCGCCGAAGACCCGCCCCATCTGGTCTTTGGCGAAGACATGATCGCCTGGACCCTCGCCATGGGGCACGCGATGGTCCGTGCGGGCCTGCAGCTGAGCGAAGATTGGCAACCCGACGTGATCCACGCGCACGACTGGCTCGTCGCACACGCGTCGGTCGCGCTGAGTGAACACCTCGACGTTCCACTCGTCGCGACGATCCACGCAACAGAGGCAGGACGGCACAGCGGCTGGGTGTCGGGCCGAATCAACAGGCAAGTCCATTCGGTCGAGTGGTGGCTGGCGAACGCTGCAGATGCGCTTATCACGTGCTCGACGTCGATGCGAGACGAAGTGTGTGCGCTGTTCGGGCCCGCTCTCTCGCCCGTGACCGTCATCCACAACGGCATAGACACGGCTACATGGGCTTATCAGCCGCGGGTACCGCACGGCGGCCCCGCTCGCTTGTTTTATGCAGGCAGGCTGGAATACGAGAAAGGCGTTCAGGACGCGATCAAGGCCTTGCGGGAGGTCCGGAAAACTCACCCCGGCACGACCCTGACGATCGCGGGCTCCGGGACGCAACTCGAGTGGCTCATGCAATGCGCCCGCGAGGCGCGCGTGGCCCGAGCCGTCAAATTCGCCGGACCTCTTGATCATGACGGGCTTCTGGACTGGCTCTACACAGCCGATGCGATCCTGCTGCCCAGCCGTTACGAGCCGTTCGGCATTGTCGCTCTGGAGGCGGCAGCCACCGGGGCACCGCTCATCACCTCGACCGCTGGCGGCCTCGGAGAGGCGGTGATCGACGGGGTGACCGGCCGGACGTTCGCTCCGGGCGATACAGCAGCGCTGACAAGCTGCATCCGGAATGCACTCGATGAGCCCGAACTAACTCAGCATATGGCCGAGGCCGCGCGCAGACGTCTCACCCGGGAATTCGACTGGTCCTCGGTTTCATTTGCTACATCTGAGGTATACAAGACGACGAGCAAACGTCCACACCGGACCCTGGCGCGCCCCACTATCGTCGAGCGCCCATTGCCAGGACGCTGAGCGGCTCCCCCACCCTGCGGAGCGGTTCACCATACTTCGATCACAAGGGATAGGCTGACCGTTATGGGTTTTTCAGTGAAGGGTAAGACCGTGCTAGTCACGGGTGCGGCCATGGGAATGGGGCGTCTGTTTGCCGAGAAGGCAATCAAAGACGGCGCCGATTACGTCATTATCTGGGACATCAACGCACCGGAGCTTGAGAAGACAGCCGCAGCTCTCGAAGAAGCCGGCGGCAAAGTCCACGCTCAGGTGGTCGATGTCGCCGATCTCGACCAGATCGAGAAGGCCGCTCAGGAAGTCAACGAGCAGTACGGTGCGCCGCACGTACTGATCAACAACGCAGGAGTCGTTCGCGGCAAGCACTTCTGGGACCACGACAACCTCCGTGACACCAAGTTCACGATCGACATCAACGTGCTCGCACCGATGTACATCACGCGCGCATTCATCAACGGGATGCTCGAGCGTAAGGACGAGTCACGCATCATCAACCTCGCCAGCGCGGCTGGCACCGTTGCGAACCCGAAGATGTCGGTATACGCCGGCTCGAAGTGGGCTGCGCTGGGCTGGAGCGACTCCGTTCGTCTCGAACTCGAGCAGGAGGGCCACAAGCACGTCAAGGTGACCACCGTGTGCCCGAGCTACATCGACACCGG is from Hoyosella subflava DQS3-9A1 and encodes:
- a CDS encoding glycosyltransferase family 4 protein, with product MKILIISWEYPPVVVGGLGRHVHNLAVHLAEAGHDVVVLSRQPSGTDASTHPTSDTSTEGVRVVAVAEDPPHLVFGEDMIAWTLAMGHAMVRAGLQLSEDWQPDVIHAHDWLVAHASVALSEHLDVPLVATIHATEAGRHSGWVSGRINRQVHSVEWWLANAADALITCSTSMRDEVCALFGPALSPVTVIHNGIDTATWAYQPRVPHGGPARLFYAGRLEYEKGVQDAIKALREVRKTHPGTTLTIAGSGTQLEWLMQCAREARVARAVKFAGPLDHDGLLDWLYTADAILLPSRYEPFGIVALEAAATGAPLITSTAGGLGEAVIDGVTGRTFAPGDTAALTSCIRNALDEPELTQHMAEAARRRLTREFDWSSVSFATSEVYKTTSKRPHRTLARPTIVERPLPGR
- a CDS encoding SDR family oxidoreductase; its protein translation is MGFSVKGKTVLVTGAAMGMGRLFAEKAIKDGADYVIIWDINAPELEKTAAALEEAGGKVHAQVVDVADLDQIEKAAQEVNEQYGAPHVLINNAGVVRGKHFWDHDNLRDTKFTIDINVLAPMYITRAFINGMLERKDESRIINLASAAGTVANPKMSVYAGSKWAALGWSDSVRLELEQEGHKHVKVTTVCPSYIDTGMFEGAKGPLLAPILKPQEVVDKSWEGMKNGTPLIFLPKTVLLSKGLKGVLPTKAWDFLAGRVLGVYHSMEEFKGRESKESAE